CCGCGCCTCGCACAGGTCCCGCAGATCCGCCATGACCTGATCGGTCTCCGCCCGCACGGACCGCGCGGCCTGGGCGGAACCACCGCCCCCCTTGGCCGCCCTATGGGCCTCCCGGGCCTGCTGCCGAGCGGCCTTCTTGCGCCCCCGCAGCGAGACGGGAATCGCCCAGAGCTGATACTTGGCGCCGCTCTCGTCGATCACCTCGTTCGTGTAACCGGACCGCAGCGACACCACGCTCGCCCAGGGCAGCTCGATCACCCGGAACGGGTTCCGCACCCGCAGCCGGTCGTCGTTGGCGAACACCGCCGGCCGAACCGAGAACGCGACCACCACCGGCACGGCCACCAGCAACGAGGCCAGCGCCAGCCAGGGCGTACGCCCCTCCCCCGACACCACCGCGTCCCCGCCGAGCCAGGCGAACAGCCCGAGCAGCGACACCCCGCCGACCAGCCCGGCGGGAGACCGGTAGACCCGGTCCTTGTACACGGGCTTGTCGGGCTTCGACGCGGGGGCCGCGGCCACCGGAGCCTGCCCGGCCTTCGGGTTCTCCGAAGCCGCCACAGCCTCCGCACGCTTCCGAACCGGTTCCGACTCGGGTGACGATTGATCCGAGGTGCTCATACGTCCGATTCTGCCCGACGCCCCGCCCGCCCCGACGCCGGGCCGACCACGAGCAGGAGTCCGCGCGGGCGCGCACGGGCCCGAGCACACCACCGAGGAGGGCCGTGAACGAACGCCCGCGGAACCCGCTGCTTCCGATCCGAGGGCTGTACACCCGCTACGCGCGTAGATATGCTCGTCTGGTGACCATGTCCACAGCTGCACCCCACGCTCTCGCCGACGTCACCGCGTCCGACAGCACGCTGCGCCGCTTCCTCCACGGGCTGCCCGGCGTCGACCCGGTCGGCCTGGAGGCGCGCGCCGCCTCGCTCGGCACCCGTTCCATCAAGACGACCGCCAAGGCGTACGCCATCGACCTGGCCATCTCCATGGTCGACCTGACGACCCTGGAAGGCGCGGACACCCCCGGCAAGGTCCGGTCCCTCGGCGCCAAGGCGGTCCTCCCCGACCCGACCGACCGCTCCACGCCCGCCACGGCCGCGGTCTGCGTCTACCCCGACATGGTGCCGGCCGCCAAGGCCGCCGTCGCCGGCTCCACCGTCAAGGTCGCCTCCGTGGCCACCGCCTTCCCGGCCGGCCGCGCGGCGCTCGCCGTGAAGCTGGCGGACGTCCGCGAGGCCGTCTCCGCCGGCGCCGACGAGATCGACATGGTCATCGACCGCGGCGCGTTCCTGGCGGGCAACTACCTCAAGGTCCACGAGGAGATCACCGCCGTGAAGGAGGCCTGCGGAGCGTCGGCCCGCCTGAAGGTCATCTTCGAGACGGGCGAACTCTCGACCTACGACAACATCCGCCGGGCCAGCTGGCTCGGCATGCTCGCGGGCGCGGACTTCATCAAGACCTCCACCGGCAAGGTCGCGGTGAACGCCACGCCCGCCAACACCCTCCTCATGCTGGAGGCCGTCCGCGACTTCCGCGCCCAGACCGGTGTCCAGATCGGTGTGAAGCCCGCCGGCGGCATCCGCACCACCAAGGACGCGATCAAGTTCCTGGTCCTGGTCAACGAGACCGTCGGCGAGGACTGGCTGGACAACCACTGGTTCCGCTTCGGCGCGTCCTCGCTCCTCAACGACCTGCTGATGCAGCGCCAGAAGCTGGCCACCGGCCGCTACTCCGGCCCCGACTACGTGACGGTGGACTGATCCCCATGGCTTCCGCATTCGAATACGCACCGGCCCCCGAGTCCCGGGCGATCGTCGACATCGCCCCCTCCTACGGCCTGTTCATCGACGGCGAGTTCACCGAGGCCGCCGACGGCAAGGTCTTCAAGACGGTCAGCCCCGCCTCCGAGGAGGTTCTCTCCGAGGTCGCCCAGGCGGGCGAGGCGGACGTGGACCGCGCCGTACAGGCCGCCCGCAGGGCGTTCGAGAAATGGTCGGCCCTCCCCGGCACGGAGCGCGCGAAGTACCTCTTCCGCATCGCCCGCATCATCCAGGAGCGCTCCCGCGAGCTGGCCGTCCTCGAGACCCTCGACAACGGCAAGCCGATCAAGGAGACCCGCGACGCCGACCTCCCCCTGGTCGCCGCGCACTTCTTCTACTACGCGGGCTGGGCCGACAAGCTCGACCACGCCGGCTACGGCGCGAACCCCCGGCCCCTCGGCGTGGCGGGCCAGGTCATCCCCTGGAACTTCCCGCTCCTGATGCTGGCGTGGAAGATCGCCCCGGCCCTGGCGACGGGCAACACGGTCGTCCTGAAGCCCGCGGAGACCACCCCCCTCTCGGCGCTGTTCTTCGCGGACGTCTGCCGTCAGGCGGGCCTGCCCAAGGGCGTCGTCAACATCCTCCCCGGTTACGGCGACACGGGCGCGGCCCTGGTCGCGCACCCGGACGTCAACAAGGTCGCCTTCACCGGCTCCACCGCGGTCGGCAAGCAGATCGCGAAGACGGTCGCCGGCACCCGCAAGAAGCTGACCCTGGAACTGGGCGGCAAGGGCGCGAACATCGTCTTCGACGACGCCCCCATCGACCAGGCCGTCGAGGGCATCGTGAACGGCATCTTCTTCAACCAGGGCCAGGTCTGCTGCGCGGGCTCCCGCCTCCTGGTCCAGGAGTCGATCCAGGACGAGCTGCTCGACTCCCTGAAGCGGCGCCTGTCCACGCTCCGCCTCGGCGACCCGCTGGACAAGAACACGGACATCGGCGCGATCAACTCCGAGGAGCAGCTCACCCGGATCACCTCGCTCGTCGAGCGCGGCGAGTCGGAGGGCGCCGAGCGCTGGTCCCCGGCCTGCGAACTGCCGACGTCCGGCTACTGGTTCGCCCCGACGCTCTTCACGAACGTCACGCAGGCGCACACCATCGCCCGTGACGAGATCTTCGGCCCGGTCCTCTCCGTCCTCACGTTCCGCACCCCGGACGAGGCGGTCGCCAAGGCCAACAACACCCAGTACGGCCTGTCGGCGGGCATCTGGACCGAGAAGGGCTCCCGGATCCTGGCCGTCGCGAACAAGCTGCGCGCGGGCGTCGTCTGGTCCAACACGTTCAACAAGTTCGACCCGACGTCGCCGTTCGGCGGCTACAAGGAGTCGGGCTTCGGCCGCGAGGGCGGCCGTCACGGCCTGGAGGCGTACCTCGATGTCTGACAAGTCCGAGCAGCAGCGTCTGAGTGTCTTCAAGACCTACAAGCTGTACGTCGGCGGGAAGTTCCCGCGTTCCGAGAGCGGCCGGGTGTACGAGGTGACGGACTCCAAGGACAACTGGCTGGCCAACGCCCCGCTCTCCTCCCGCAAGGACGCCCGTGACGCGGTCGTGGCCGCGCGCAAGGCGTTCGGCGCCTGGTCCGGAGCCACCGCCTACAACCGCGGCCAGGTCCTCTACCGCGTCGCCGAGATGCTGGAGGGCCGCAGGAGCCAGTTCGTCCACGAGGTGGCCGACGCCGAGGGCCTGTCGAAGTCGAAGGCGGCCGCCCAGGTGGAGGCCACGATCGACCGCTGGGTCTGGTACGCGGGCTGGACCGACAAGATCGCCCAGGTGGTCGGCGGCGGAAACCCGGTCGCGGGCCCGTACTTCAACCTCTCCTCCCCCGAACCGACCGGCGTGGTCGCGGTCCTGGCCCCCCAGGAGTCGTCGTTCCTGGGCCTGGTCTCGGTGCTGGCCCCCGTGATCGCGACGGGCAACACCGCGGTCGTGGTGGCGAGCGAGAAGTCCCCTCTCCCGGCCCTCTCTCTCGGCGAGGTCCTGGCCACCTCCGATGTCCCCGGCGGCGTGGTCAACGTCCTCTCGGGCCGTACGTCGGAGATCGCGACGCCCCTGGCCGCCCACCAGGACGTCAACGCGATCGACCTGGCCGGCGCCGACGACGTCCTGGCGAAGGAACTGGAGATCGCCGCGGCCGACAACCTCAAGCGCGTCCTGCGTCCACAGCCTGTGGACGACTGGTCGACCACGCCCGGTATCGACCGCATGACGGCGTTCCTGGAGACGAAGACGGTCTGGCACCCGACGGGGTCACTGGGCGCCTCGGGTTCGGCGTACTGAGACGAACGCCGGGGAACCGCCCCCCGCCGGGACGGCGCGGACCGTCCACGGCCGGTGGGGCGGTCCCCCTCGCCCCTCACGGGGCGGTCATCGCAACCCGCCCACCAGCTGACCCACCAGCGGAATGCTCCCGATCGACGGCGCCTGCGCCAACGGGCCGGTCAGAGCCGTCGACTGCAGCGGCTTGAAGTCGGCGAGCTGGGTGCCCACCCCGTTGTCGAGGGGATCGACGCCCGTCCCGGCCAGCGGGTTGGGCTTGAGCCCCGCGACCGGGCCGGTGACATAACCGATCGTGCCGGTCAGGGCCTGCAGGCCCGCCTGCGGGTCGATCTTCCCCAGCGAGGTGGGCCGGGTGCGCAGTACGTCGACGACCGGGGCCGCGTCGTCCGCCGCGGCGGCCGTACCCGCGCCCGCGCCGAGCGCGACCCCGGCTGTGGCGGCGGCCAGCAACGCGCGTCGGGCGGTGGAGTTCAGGGGAGCCGAGTGTCGAGCCATCAGCGTTGTCACCTTCTCTGTTCTACGACCACTTCCCGCTCCGGAAAGTAATCATGGCAACACGTAAGGTAGTTGAGGTGTGATGTGCGCTCCAAGGGCGACCCGCCGTCTCGGCGGGAGCCGCGTGATGCCTCACACTGGACTCTCGTGAGTTCGCATCCCCCGATACCGACCCGAGTCGTCCTGCTGTCCGGTCCGTCCGGCTCGGGCAAGTCTCTCCTCGCCGCCCGCTCCGGCCTGCCCGTGCTGCGGCTCGACGACTTCTACAAGGAGGGCGACGACCCGACGCTGCCGCAGGTGGAGGGCAGCACGGACATCGACTGGGACCACCCGCTGTCGTGGGACGCGGACACCGCCGTCGCGGCGATCGAGGAACTGTGCCGCACGGCCCGGACGACCGTCCCGACGTACGACATCTCCCTCAGCGCCCGGACCGGCGCGGAGGCCCTGCACATCGGGCGGACGCCGGTGTTCATCGCCGAGGGGATCTTCGCCGCCGAGATCGTCGGGCGCTGCCGCGAACTCGGCCTGCTGGCGGACGCGCTGTGCCTGACCCGTGGTCCGGTGAAGACCTTCCGCCGCCGCTTCCTGCGCGACCTCAGGGAGGGCCGCAAGTCGGTGCCGTTCCTGCTGCGGCGCGGCTGGCGGTTGATGCGGCTGGAGCGTTCGATCGTGGCTCGCCAGACGGAGTTGGGCGCCCACCCGTGCGACCGCGACGAGGCTCTGGGCCGTCTGGCGGCGGCCGCCGCGGGCCGGGTCGCGAAGGCGCCGGCCTGAGCCCGCACCTGAGCACGGACCCGGCCCGGGGGACCCGACGGTGGACGTGAGGCGGACATGAAAACGGGACTGGACGGACCCCCCGGCCCTCCAGTCCCGCTTCCCCCGTGCCCCCCACTCGTCACACCGGCGCTCCCCCGCGCCACCGTGACGTTCCCCGTTCCCCCGTGCTCCCCCGTACTCCCCCCGCTTTTCCCCCGTTACTTACTCCCCCCCACAGACCCTCAGGCGACAAGCTCCCCGAAGGACTCCTCCTCGTCACGGCCGAAGCTGAGGACCTCGTCCTCACGCAGCCGGCGGAGGGACCGCCAGATGCTGGACTTCACCGTGCCGACACTGATGTCGAGGATCTCCGCGATCTCCGGGTCGGTACGGCCCTCGTAGTAACGGAGGACCAGCATCGTCCGCTGGAGTTCGGGGAGCCGGGCGAGCGCCTGCCACAGGACGGCGCGCAGTTCGGTGCCGCGCATCGCGTCCGTGTCGCCGGCGGTCTCCGGCAGCTCCTCGGTCGGGTACTCGTTCAGCTTGCGGCGGCGCCACGCGCTGATGTGCAGATTGGTCATGGTGCGGCGGAGGTAGCCCCCGACCGCGGCCTTGTCACTGATCCGGTCCCACGCCCGGTAGGTCGAGAACAGCGCGCTCTGCAGCAGGTCCTCGGCCTCGAAGCGGTCCCCGGTCAGGTGGTAGGCGGTTGCGTACAGGGAGGCACGACGCTCCTGGACGTAGGCGGTGAACTCCGCCTCCGACACAGACCGGCGTTCCCCCGTGCCCTCCCCGTACGCGGTCCCCGTTCCCCCGTGGGCGACCCCCGTCGCCCCCGTGGCGCTTCCCCCCACATGTGCGTCAACCACCGACATGTACGTGGTGTGCTGACGCCCGGTGCCGCGAGCGCACCCCCGCCCGCTCACGGCACCGGACTTCTCCGCGTTCCGGACGACGTCGTGGAGCCGCGTGACAACTGCGCTAGTGCTGGTGCTGTGCAGCGTGTTCATCTCGCGCCCCCCGTCGTGGAGTTCCGGTCTTCGGCGTGCTTTCTTGCCTGTGCCGAAAAGATTGCCCGGCCACCTTCATGGCTCTGTCCGCCGACTGTCACAGACCTGTCACAGGGGTCGGACCCATGGGCGCGGCCCAGACGGGGCACAGGTCGATCACAGAGAAGAGTCGTACGGCTACGCGAACGGCACGATCGTGTGCGGGTGTCGGGTGGGAGCGCTCCAACGGTCGATTCGGCGCCATGCCATGGGCCAGAATGAGCCCGTGCCTTCCCTGTTGCTGATCGAGGACGACGACGCCATCCGCACGGCCCTGGAGCTCTCACTGACGCGCCAGGGGCACCGTGTCGCCACCGCCGCCACCGGCGAGGATGGTCTCAAGCTGCTGCGCGAACAGCGGCCGGATCTGATCGTTTTGGACGTGATGCTGCCAGGCATCGACGGCTTCGAGGTGTGCCGGCGGATCCGGCGCACCGACCAGCTGCCGATCATCCTGCTCACCGCGCGCAGCGACGACATCGACGTCGTGGTGGGCCTGGAGTCGGGCGCGGACGACTACGTGGTCAAGCCCGTGCAGGGGCGGGTGCTGGACGCCCGGATCCGCGCCGTGCTGCGGCGCGGTGAGCGCGAGGCCAACGACGCGGCGACCTTCGGTTCCCTCGTGATCGACCGCGCGGCGATGACCGTGACGAAGAACGGCGAGGACCTCCAGCTGACCCCCACCGAGCTGCGGCTGCTTCTGGAGCTGAGCCGCCGCCCGGGACAGGCCCTGTCCCGGCAGCAGTTGCTGCGTCTGGTGTGGGAGCACGACTACCTGGGCGACTCCCGCCTGGTGGACGCGTGTGTGCAGCGACTGCGCGCCAAGGTCGAGGA
The DNA window shown above is from Streptomyces akebiae and carries:
- a CDS encoding PH domain-containing protein, with the protein product MSTSDQSSPESEPVRKRAEAVAASENPKAGQAPVAAAPASKPDKPVYKDRVYRSPAGLVGGVSLLGLFAWLGGDAVVSGEGRTPWLALASLLVAVPVVVAFSVRPAVFANDDRLRVRNPFRVIELPWASVVSLRSGYTNEVIDESGAKYQLWAIPVSLRGRKKAARQQAREAHRAAKGGGGSAQAARSVRAETDQVMADLRDLCEARAKAPGSQGEPSVRWAWEIVAPAAAGAVLLAVLIAVG
- the deoC gene encoding deoxyribose-phosphate aldolase, encoding MSTAAPHALADVTASDSTLRRFLHGLPGVDPVGLEARAASLGTRSIKTTAKAYAIDLAISMVDLTTLEGADTPGKVRSLGAKAVLPDPTDRSTPATAAVCVYPDMVPAAKAAVAGSTVKVASVATAFPAGRAALAVKLADVREAVSAGADEIDMVIDRGAFLAGNYLKVHEEITAVKEACGASARLKVIFETGELSTYDNIRRASWLGMLAGADFIKTSTGKVAVNATPANTLLMLEAVRDFRAQTGVQIGVKPAGGIRTTKDAIKFLVLVNETVGEDWLDNHWFRFGASSLLNDLLMQRQKLATGRYSGPDYVTVD
- a CDS encoding aldehyde dehydrogenase family protein, coding for MASAFEYAPAPESRAIVDIAPSYGLFIDGEFTEAADGKVFKTVSPASEEVLSEVAQAGEADVDRAVQAARRAFEKWSALPGTERAKYLFRIARIIQERSRELAVLETLDNGKPIKETRDADLPLVAAHFFYYAGWADKLDHAGYGANPRPLGVAGQVIPWNFPLLMLAWKIAPALATGNTVVLKPAETTPLSALFFADVCRQAGLPKGVVNILPGYGDTGAALVAHPDVNKVAFTGSTAVGKQIAKTVAGTRKKLTLELGGKGANIVFDDAPIDQAVEGIVNGIFFNQGQVCCAGSRLLVQESIQDELLDSLKRRLSTLRLGDPLDKNTDIGAINSEEQLTRITSLVERGESEGAERWSPACELPTSGYWFAPTLFTNVTQAHTIARDEIFGPVLSVLTFRTPDEAVAKANNTQYGLSAGIWTEKGSRILAVANKLRAGVVWSNTFNKFDPTSPFGGYKESGFGREGGRHGLEAYLDV
- a CDS encoding aldehyde dehydrogenase family protein → MSDKSEQQRLSVFKTYKLYVGGKFPRSESGRVYEVTDSKDNWLANAPLSSRKDARDAVVAARKAFGAWSGATAYNRGQVLYRVAEMLEGRRSQFVHEVADAEGLSKSKAAAQVEATIDRWVWYAGWTDKIAQVVGGGNPVAGPYFNLSSPEPTGVVAVLAPQESSFLGLVSVLAPVIATGNTAVVVASEKSPLPALSLGEVLATSDVPGGVVNVLSGRTSEIATPLAAHQDVNAIDLAGADDVLAKELEIAAADNLKRVLRPQPVDDWSTTPGIDRMTAFLETKTVWHPTGSLGASGSAY
- a CDS encoding uridine kinase family protein; the protein is MSSHPPIPTRVVLLSGPSGSGKSLLAARSGLPVLRLDDFYKEGDDPTLPQVEGSTDIDWDHPLSWDADTAVAAIEELCRTARTTVPTYDISLSARTGAEALHIGRTPVFIAEGIFAAEIVGRCRELGLLADALCLTRGPVKTFRRRFLRDLREGRKSVPFLLRRGWRLMRLERSIVARQTELGAHPCDRDEALGRLAAAAAGRVAKAPA
- a CDS encoding SigE family RNA polymerase sigma factor encodes the protein MNTLHSTSTSAVVTRLHDVVRNAEKSGAVSGRGCARGTGRQHTTYMSVVDAHVGGSATGATGVAHGGTGTAYGEGTGERRSVSEAEFTAYVQERRASLYATAYHLTGDRFEAEDLLQSALFSTYRAWDRISDKAAVGGYLRRTMTNLHISAWRRRKLNEYPTEELPETAGDTDAMRGTELRAVLWQALARLPELQRTMLVLRYYEGRTDPEIAEILDISVGTVKSSIWRSLRRLREDEVLSFGRDEEESFGELVA
- the afsQ1 gene encoding two-component system response regulator AfsQ1, producing the protein MPSLLLIEDDDAIRTALELSLTRQGHRVATAATGEDGLKLLREQRPDLIVLDVMLPGIDGFEVCRRIRRTDQLPIILLTARSDDIDVVVGLESGADDYVVKPVQGRVLDARIRAVLRRGEREANDAATFGSLVIDRAAMTVTKNGEDLQLTPTELRLLLELSRRPGQALSRQQLLRLVWEHDYLGDSRLVDACVQRLRAKVEDVPSSPTLIRTVRGVGYRLDTPQ